Proteins encoded in a region of the Lepeophtheirus salmonis chromosome 6, UVic_Lsal_1.4, whole genome shotgun sequence genome:
- the LOC121119502 gene encoding transketolase-like protein 2 has protein sequence MSQEEIQSLKDVANKLRIHSVESTTAAGSGHPTSCSSMADIMSVLFFKTMKYTVSEPKAANNDRFVLSKGHAAPILYAAWAEAGLFPTSELMKLRKLESDLEGHPTPRLNFIDVATGSLGQGLSIACGMAYCGMHYDKSPYRTYCLMGDGESMEGNVWEAFNFAGFYKLDNLCAIIDVNRLGQSDPAPLGHDMEAYRLRLNSFGFHSIVVDGHDVGELIRAFDEAEKTKGKPTCILAKTYKGYNFPSVVNQENWHGKSLGLKSEEIIDHLKTLLKAPDASNPKIKSPVAVAPIVDISGIKLSKPPYYRIGDSLATREAYGTGLVKIAQDNDRVVALDGDMKNSTFSLNLRKVMPERHIECFICEQNLAGVGIGLACRDRTVVFVSTFACFLTRAYDNFRMGVISQTNVNVVGSHCGVSIGEDGPSQMALEDLSMFRSLPGCTIFYPSDAVSTERAVELAANTRGICYIRVSRPATKVIYPNDTIFAIGKSIVVKQTMSDKVLIIAGGITLQKALEAASELAQSGTNVRVMDIFTVKPVDKEGIIKNATECGNKILTVEDHYPEGGIGDAVLDVISMEDIKLKKLAVREVPRSGPPMVLLEKYGIGKQAVIDGVNSLI, from the exons ATGAGCCAAGAAGAAATTCAGAGTCTTAAAGATGTCGCAAACAAGTTGAGGATCCACTCCGTGGAGTCCACAACCGCTGCTGGATCTGGGCATCCCACCTCCTGCTCATCCATGGCTGATATCATGTCCGTCCTGTTTTTCAAAACTATGAA GTACACTGTAAGCGAGCCAAAGGCAGCCAATAATGACCGTTTTGTACTCTCCAAAGGACATGCAGCTCCTATTCTCTATGCAGCCTGGGCTGAGGCTGGTCTTTTCCCTACTTCTGAGCTTATGAAGCTCCGTAAATTAGAGTCTGATCTTGAGGGACATCCAACTCCTAGACTCAACTTTATCGATGTTGCAACTGGTTCCTTGGGACAA GGTTTGAGTATTGCATGTGGTATGGCATACTGTGGAATGCACTACGATAAATCTCCATACCGAACCTACTGTCTCATGGGCGATGGTGAATCCATGGAAGGAAATGTTTGGGAAGCCTTTAATTTTGCTGGGTTTTATAAACTCGATAATCTCTGCGCCATCATTGATGTAAACAGGCTTGGGCAATCTGATCCCGCTCCTTTAGGACATGATATGGAAGCCTATCGTCTAAGATTGAATAGTTTTGGTTTCCATTCTATTGTTGTTGATGGGCATGATGTCGGAGAATTAATTCGTGCTTTTGATGAAGCTGAGAAGACCAAAGGAAAACCTACTTGCATTTTAGCAAAGACCTATAAGGGCTATAATTTCCCAAGTGTTGTCAACCAAGAAAACTGGCATGGAAAAAGTTTGGGACTTAAATCTGAAGAAATTATTGATCATCTCAA aaCTTTGCTCAAGGCCCCTGATGCTTCTAATCCTAAAATTAAATCCCCAGTTGCTGTAGCACCGATTGTTGATATCAGTGGGATTAAATTATCTAAGCCTCCTTATTATCGCATAGGAGACTCCCTTGCTACTCGGGAAGCCTACGGAACTGGCCTTGTTAAAATCGCACAGGACAATGATCGAGTTGTTGCGCTTGACGGTGATATGAAGAACTCTACTTTTTCACTTAATCTCCGCAAGGTTATGCCCGAGCGTCACATTGAATGCTTCATTTGTGAACAAAATCTTGCTGGCGTTGGAATTGGGTTAGCCTGTCGTGATAGAACAGTTGTTTTTGTTTCTACATTTGCATGTTTCTTGACTCGAGCATATGATAACTTCCGTATGGGAGTTATTTCCCAAACCAATGTTAATGTTGTTGGATCTCATTGTGGTGTTTCTATTGGAGAAGATGGTCCTAGTCAG ATGGCTTTGGAAGACTTGTCCATGTTCAGATCCCTTCCTGGATGCACTATATTTTATCCTAGTGACGCTGTCTCCACAGAGAGAGCAGTTGAATTGGCAGCCAATACCCGTGGAATATGTTACATTAGAGTTTCTCGACCTGCAACCAAAGTTATCTACCCCAATGATACAATATTCGCTATTGGTAAATCAATAGTCGTCAAACAAACTATGTCAGATAAGGTGCTCATCATTGCTGGAGGCATCACTCTCCAAAAGGCTTTGGAGGCTGCAAGTGAACTTGCTCAATCTGGTACTAATGTACGAGTGATGGATATTTTCACTGTCAAGCCAGTTGATAAGGAAGGAATCATAAAAAATGCTACTGAATGTGGAAATAAGATTTTGACTGTTGAAGATCACTATCCTGAG GGTGGTATTGGAGACGCCGTCCTTGATGTCATTTCCATGGAGGATATCAAATTAAAGAAGTTAGCTGTAAGAGAAGTCCCAAGATCCGGACCTCCCATGGTCCTCTTGGAAAAGTATGGCATTGGTAAACAAGCCGTCATTGATGGTGTcaatagtttaatataa